The Erythrobacter sp. Alg231-14 genome has a segment encoding these proteins:
- a CDS encoding DNA-3-methyladenine glycosylase → MGLTAEILNRELDALGAKDARVGEELARIGYPEPRLRDRGYKTLLRTIVGQQVSVAAAASMWNKLVAEVGEEFTPACLLERDFDTLRACGLSRQKQGYARSLCELIEAGELDFDAMPADDEEAIAELTRIKGIGRWSAEIYLLFAEGRTDIWPAGDLAVQEGVKRLLEIDERPNEKECRALGERWSPHRGAMAIFTWHFYANPAL, encoded by the coding sequence ATGGGACTGACCGCCGAAATTTTGAACCGCGAATTGGACGCATTGGGCGCGAAAGATGCGCGAGTCGGCGAGGAATTGGCCCGCATCGGCTATCCCGAACCGCGCTTGCGCGATCGCGGCTACAAAACTTTGCTGCGCACGATTGTGGGGCAACAAGTGTCTGTCGCAGCGGCGGCATCCATGTGGAACAAACTGGTCGCAGAGGTCGGCGAAGAATTCACACCAGCTTGTCTCTTGGAACGCGATTTTGACACATTGCGCGCCTGTGGTCTGTCGCGTCAGAAGCAAGGATACGCCCGTTCTTTGTGCGAGTTGATCGAAGCAGGTGAGCTGGATTTTGACGCGATGCCAGCCGATGACGAAGAAGCAATTGCGGAGCTAACACGCATCAAAGGCATCGGGCGATGGTCAGCGGAGATTTATCTGCTCTTCGCCGAAGGGCGCACGGACATATGGCCTGCGGGCGATTTGGCGGTGCAAGAAGGGGTGAAACGGCTGCTCGAAATAGACGAGCGCCCCAATGAGAAAGAATGCCGCGCGCTTGGTGAACGTTGGTCACCGCACCGGGGCGCAATGGCGATCTTCACATGGCACTTTTACGCGAACCCCGCGTTGTAA
- a CDS encoding cysteine synthase A has protein sequence MNITKPIGDTLALIGNTPLVRLAGASQAAGCDIWGKCEFANPGSSVKDRAALYMIRDAEERGDLKLGGTVIEGTAGNTGIGVALVANALGYKTIIVMPDNQSKEKMDTLRALGARLELVPPTKYADPCHFQHVSRRMAEETEGAVWAGQFDNTANRRAHIETTAPELWEQSGGKIDGFTCAAGTGGTIAGVGMGLKEKNPDIRIALTDPHGAALYNYYANGELKGEGSSVAEGIGQGRITANLEGAPIDTQFRISDEEGMKWVAQLLREEGLCLGLSSGINVAGAIALGKQLVAEGRDKPQIATILCDTGFRYLSTLYNAEWLASKGLPVFDWLEQSNSD, from the coding sequence ATGAACATCACTAAGCCTATTGGCGACACGCTCGCCCTGATCGGAAACACGCCCCTTGTTCGGCTCGCTGGTGCTAGCCAAGCGGCCGGTTGTGACATTTGGGGCAAATGCGAATTCGCAAACCCCGGCTCCAGCGTGAAGGATCGCGCGGCGCTCTACATGATCCGCGACGCAGAAGAACGCGGCGATTTGAAACTGGGCGGTACTGTCATCGAAGGGACGGCGGGCAACACCGGCATCGGCGTCGCGCTTGTCGCGAACGCACTGGGGTACAAGACGATCATCGTCATGCCGGACAACCAATCCAAAGAAAAAATGGACACGTTGCGGGCGTTGGGCGCTCGGTTGGAATTGGTGCCACCGACCAAATATGCCGATCCCTGCCATTTCCAGCACGTATCGCGTCGTATGGCGGAAGAAACAGAAGGCGCGGTGTGGGCTGGGCAATTCGACAACACCGCCAATCGGCGCGCGCACATCGAGACAACCGCCCCTGAATTGTGGGAGCAGAGCGGCGGCAAGATTGACGGTTTCACCTGTGCAGCCGGAACCGGCGGCACGATTGCGGGCGTCGGCATGGGGTTGAAAGAAAAGAACCCCGATATTCGCATCGCGCTAACCGATCCGCATGGTGCGGCGCTCTACAACTATTACGCGAATGGCGAATTGAAAGGCGAGGGATCATCCGTCGCCGAAGGGATTGGTCAGGGCCGGATTACCGCCAATTTGGAAGGCGCGCCAATTGATACGCAATTCCGCATTTCCGACGAAGAAGGGATGAAATGGGTTGCGCAATTGCTACGCGAAGAAGGGCTGTGTCTCGGCCTGTCCAGTGGGATCAACGTTGCCGGCGCGATTGCATTGGGCAAACAACTTGTCGCAGAAGGTCGCGACAAACCGCAAATCGCTACCATCCTGTGCGACACCGGTTTCCGGTATCTTTCGACGCTCTACAACGCGGAATGGCTGGCATCGAAAGGTTTGCCGGTGTTCGATTGGTTGGAGCAATCCAACAGCGATTGA
- a CDS encoding division/cell wall cluster transcriptional repressor MraZ codes for MATLGAYHGQAYSPIGDKGRFVLPPAFRKAVKDASGGSKTLCLLAHERFDCLIGFGLSRIDRLHEQLDREEERAIRLQLNDFDRDVRAGQLFQFEQIPYDDSGRFVMPDHLKELGKVEGGLYFQGGGEFFFVWNPAELARMDTSWKGAQATCKRLVAEAEAKAKSKGAKK; via the coding sequence GTGGCTACGCTGGGAGCATATCATGGACAGGCCTATTCGCCGATCGGCGATAAGGGTCGTTTTGTCCTGCCTCCGGCATTTCGCAAGGCGGTGAAAGACGCGTCCGGCGGCTCAAAGACACTGTGTCTGCTCGCCCATGAACGGTTTGATTGCCTGATCGGTTTTGGTCTTTCGCGGATTGACCGCCTGCATGAGCAACTGGACCGTGAAGAAGAGCGGGCGATCCGTTTGCAGCTCAACGATTTTGACCGCGACGTGCGCGCCGGACAATTGTTTCAATTCGAACAAATCCCCTACGATGACAGCGGTCGATTTGTGATGCCGGATCACTTGAAAGAGCTCGGCAAGGTTGAAGGCGGCCTGTATTTTCAGGGCGGCGGCGAATTCTTCTTTGTGTGGAATCCGGCGGAATTGGCCCGGATGGACACATCGTGGAAGGGCGCTCAGGCGACGTGCAAACGCTTGGTTGCCGAGGCTGAGGCGAAAGCAAAATCCAAGGGGGCAAAGAAATGA
- a CDS encoding peptidoglycan D,D-transpeptidase FtsI family protein — MRYSLLVTARLRLLVIIGVFACVALVALMRVGYLGFVGAAPSETNLADALLPPRGEITDRNGTPLARTFPAYALWFNPRAMGDDGAPLVAEPDAVATRLQSIFPDLDVERTVRVLSSDRGGYIMRRILPEDANRVFELGEVALEIPREYDRHYPQGSLGSHVLGYVMEDDSRELVGQLGMEQVLNPQLSDPELRGNPIALSIDLRVQGALEDELNKGMLATDAIGAAGIVLDVDTGEVMAMASLPAFDPNLANVQHSPNIYNRVTNATYELGSTFKPLTIAAAIDAGVVRDLSAEWDARPVEMAGRLFRDLKPKGDTLNVPEALAYSSNTVTMRIADELGEARLRQVMLDLGMNVRPDIELQARGKPQWPQERPNGTWSRLTNMTVSYGHGIAVTPLHLASGYAAMVNGGIWRPATLRRVEPGAQDRGHRVFKASTSSRMRQLLRMISIYGTGRSANAAGFRVGGKTGSAEKASGGGYRETALISSFAAAFPMDRPRYVVVTVLDEPRGTAASRGQRTAAYTAAPIVNELVPRIGPMLGVLPDANRDVDISDLRYLVEGRR, encoded by the coding sequence ATGCGGTACAGCCTATTGGTCACGGCGCGGCTGCGGCTGTTGGTGATTATTGGCGTGTTCGCCTGTGTCGCATTGGTCGCGTTGATGCGCGTTGGATATCTTGGTTTTGTCGGCGCTGCGCCAAGTGAGACAAACCTTGCCGATGCATTGTTGCCGCCGCGCGGAGAGATCACCGATCGCAATGGCACTCCGCTTGCCCGCACATTCCCGGCCTATGCCTTGTGGTTCAACCCGCGCGCCATGGGTGACGACGGCGCGCCATTGGTGGCTGAACCCGATGCCGTGGCTACGCGCCTTCAATCTATTTTCCCCGATCTTGATGTGGAACGCACCGTTCGCGTTTTGTCATCGGATCGCGGCGGTTACATCATGCGCCGCATTCTACCCGAAGATGCAAACCGGGTTTTCGAATTGGGCGAAGTCGCCTTGGAAATTCCGCGCGAATATGACCGCCACTACCCACAAGGATCATTGGGATCGCATGTTCTCGGCTACGTCATGGAAGACGACAGCCGCGAGCTTGTCGGCCAATTGGGCATGGAGCAGGTCCTTAACCCGCAATTGTCTGATCCGGAATTGCGTGGAAATCCGATTGCATTGTCGATTGATCTTCGGGTTCAGGGTGCTCTCGAAGATGAGTTGAATAAAGGCATGTTGGCCACCGACGCCATTGGCGCGGCGGGCATCGTATTGGATGTAGACACCGGGGAAGTGATGGCGATGGCCTCGCTCCCTGCGTTCGATCCGAACTTGGCCAATGTTCAACATTCGCCCAACATCTATAACCGCGTCACCAATGCGACCTACGAATTAGGATCGACGTTCAAGCCGTTGACCATCGCCGCCGCAATCGACGCCGGTGTCGTGCGCGATTTGAGCGCGGAGTGGGACGCGAGGCCGGTTGAGATGGCGGGACGGCTGTTCCGTGACCTGAAACCAAAGGGCGACACCCTTAACGTACCAGAAGCGTTGGCCTATTCATCCAACACCGTAACGATGCGGATCGCCGATGAATTGGGCGAAGCGCGATTGCGCCAAGTGATGTTGGACCTGGGCATGAATGTGCGGCCCGACATTGAATTGCAGGCTCGCGGTAAACCGCAATGGCCCCAAGAACGACCCAACGGCACGTGGTCGCGGCTTACCAATATGACGGTTAGCTATGGTCACGGTATTGCTGTCACGCCGCTTCATTTGGCCAGCGGCTATGCCGCCATGGTCAATGGCGGAATTTGGCGTCCGGCCACGTTGCGCCGGGTTGAACCGGGTGCGCAAGATCGCGGTCACCGCGTGTTCAAGGCCTCGACGTCATCGCGGATGCGTCAATTGCTTCGCATGATCTCGATCTACGGCACCGGACGCAGCGCCAACGCCGCCGGCTTTCGTGTGGGTGGTAAAACCGGCTCGGCCGAAAAGGCCTCGGGCGGTGGTTACCGCGAAACCGCACTTATTTCGTCCTTTGCCGCCGCCTTTCCTATGGACCGACCGCGTTACGTCGTGGTCACCGTTCTTGATGAACCGCGCGGCACCGCTGCTAGCCGTGGGCAACGCACGGCGGCATACACCGCCGCGCCGATTGTGAATGAGTTGGTTCCCCGGATTGGCCCGATGTTGGGCGTATTGCCCGATGCCAATCGCGATGTGGACATTTCTGATCTGCGTTATTTGGTGGAGGGACGGCGGTGA
- a CDS encoding beta strand repeat-containing protein, with protein MKIRYYLAGSMLALATTVPAYAQSTSTINQTGNDGSAEVTQTGEGTNSSDVTQDGANNAVFVTQVSESGETNNSTILQDTGSSFNTATVNQTGEGNASDIVQEGTLSGATVTQTGSDNDSLVTQTAGGFATFPVVTQTGDQNSSTVTATGAAGVINVTQNNDIDETLGNVSVVSQSGAGAATDVNQDGQENDSVVVQGGAFANVDVDQTGTNNRSNINQTALLATVTVAQNGSDNESDVSQTSGGTIGVLQDGSENLSDVVTTAFTTVNVDQSGDLNESIVIGGAGGSTATIDQDGTSNVSSVEQNSAEQSRPCSGFFECLLTGGGPVQGAILNENQVATITQNGEDNVSLLEQFGRDQTATVNQTGDGNFSIGLTLGSAGILQVGQNQNASLTQGGNNNRSRIEQGTNGDFAIVTDASSDGNTANVTQNGDTGTSVLSQNGDRNTATLLQDLAAIDAESTITQLGADNGATVSQGGIGDASAISQDGANNAITVTQNFP; from the coding sequence GTGAAAATCCGTTATTATTTGGCAGGCTCAATGCTTGCGCTTGCGACCACCGTTCCTGCCTATGCGCAGAGCACTTCGACCATCAATCAAACCGGCAACGATGGATCAGCCGAAGTTACCCAAACCGGTGAGGGAACCAATTCGAGCGACGTAACTCAAGACGGCGCCAACAATGCGGTCTTCGTTACACAAGTTTCGGAATCGGGTGAGACGAACAATTCGACGATCCTTCAGGATACCGGTTCATCTTTCAACACAGCCACGGTGAACCAAACGGGCGAAGGCAATGCCAGTGACATCGTGCAAGAGGGCACGCTCTCAGGTGCCACTGTGACGCAAACCGGGTCCGACAACGATTCACTTGTCACTCAAACTGCTGGAGGCTTTGCCACCTTTCCGGTGGTTACCCAAACAGGCGATCAGAACAGCTCTACTGTCACGGCAACCGGCGCTGCGGGGGTGATTAACGTTACACAAAACAACGACATTGACGAAACACTCGGCAACGTATCGGTTGTAAGTCAGTCTGGCGCTGGCGCAGCCACCGATGTCAATCAGGACGGTCAAGAGAACGATTCTGTCGTCGTTCAGGGCGGGGCGTTTGCCAATGTGGATGTGGACCAGACTGGCACGAACAACCGTTCAAACATCAATCAAACTGCTCTCTTGGCGACGGTCACAGTGGCGCAAAATGGCTCCGACAATGAAAGCGATGTCAGTCAGACGTCTGGCGGCACGATCGGAGTCCTACAAGATGGATCGGAGAACCTCTCGGATGTGGTCACCACGGCCTTCACGACTGTTAATGTCGACCAAAGCGGGGATCTGAACGAATCCATCGTTATTGGCGGTGCGGGTGGGTCGACTGCGACCATTGATCAGGACGGAACCAGCAACGTGTCGAGTGTGGAGCAGAATTCGGCCGAGCAATCGAGGCCGTGTTCAGGCTTTTTTGAGTGCTTGTTGACAGGAGGCGGCCCGGTTCAGGGCGCCATTCTGAACGAAAATCAGGTCGCAACGATAACGCAGAACGGCGAAGACAATGTCAGCTTGCTAGAGCAATTTGGCCGCGATCAGACAGCGACTGTGAACCAGACCGGTGACGGAAACTTCTCTATCGGGCTTACGCTTGGTTCTGCGGGCATCTTACAAGTTGGGCAAAACCAAAATGCCAGCCTCACACAGGGAGGCAACAACAACCGGTCAAGGATTGAACAGGGCACCAACGGCGATTTCGCTATCGTGACCGACGCTTCGAGCGATGGCAACACGGCCAATGTCACTCAAAATGGCGACACCGGGACTTCGGTCCTTAGCCAAAATGGCGATCGCAACACGGCGACCTTGCTGCAGGATCTTGCCGCTATCGATGCGGAATCAACCATCACCCAACTTGGCGCTGACAATGGGGCAACTGTCTCGCAAGGCGGCATTGGTGATGCTTCTGCAATCAGCCAAGACGGTGCCAACAACGCCATCACTGTAACGCAGAATTTTCCTTGA
- a CDS encoding 2Fe-2S iron-sulfur cluster-binding protein, giving the protein MPKLIVTNRDGETSEIDVEDGLTVMEAVRDNGFDELLALCGGCCSCATCHIVIDETSVTLPEMSEDEDDLLESSDHRKEGSRLSCQIPFTAELDGLKVTIAPED; this is encoded by the coding sequence ATGCCAAAGTTGATCGTCACCAATCGCGACGGCGAAACGAGCGAAATCGACGTTGAAGATGGTCTGACCGTCATGGAAGCTGTGCGCGACAACGGCTTTGATGAATTGTTGGCTTTGTGTGGCGGGTGCTGCTCATGCGCGACGTGCCACATCGTGATCGACGAAACATCCGTAACGCTTCCTGAGATGAGTGAAGATGAAGACGATCTGCTTGAATCGTCGGATCACCGCAAAGAAGGTTCGCGCTTGTCTTGCCAGATTCCGTTCACTGCGGAACTCGACGGCCTTAAGGTCACGATTGCTCCCGAAGATTGA
- a CDS encoding UDP-N-acetylmuramoyl-L-alanyl-D-glutamate--2,6-diaminopimelate ligase — MKLAALIQRAAINGYCDTVAATDVGDVTVTGFAIDHRKVAPGTVFGAFKGEKFNAEDFIPAAIEAGAVAIVASGDVHVEGAMHIASDEPRQSFAQLASGFFTPTPRHIVAVTGTNGKTSCVEMTRQIWRMCGERAASIGTLGVTTPDESVSTGLTTPDIVTFLGNMSGLAREGVTHVAYEASSHGLSQYRNEGLRVAAGAFTNFSRDHLDYHDTMDAYFAAKMRLFDEVVEPGGSAIIWDGGDNCKWTRRAIGHARNRDLRVLVVGSPCADDPDTDHGTFLRLTKREATQLGQMLTVEYEGAERTIKLPLIGAYQAANALVSAGFALSLGAEASQVFDAVTRLQPVRGRLERAVITPVGAPVYVDYAHTPDALEAAIAALRGHVDAARGGKLIVVFGAGGDRDTGKRGPMGSVAAQFADVAIVTDDNPRGEDPGIIRSAVLSGANAASHVTAIAGRREAIAAATAQAGANDIILIAGKGHEQGQIIGSGDDMKILPFDDVQVARECAAQGVSA, encoded by the coding sequence GTGAAGCTTGCCGCATTGATCCAACGCGCCGCGATCAACGGCTATTGCGACACGGTGGCCGCCACAGATGTTGGCGATGTGACCGTCACAGGCTTTGCTATCGATCATCGCAAGGTCGCGCCGGGCACAGTCTTTGGCGCATTCAAAGGCGAGAAATTCAACGCAGAGGATTTTATCCCTGCCGCGATCGAGGCCGGCGCGGTGGCGATTGTCGCGTCCGGGGATGTTCACGTCGAAGGCGCGATGCACATTGCGAGCGATGAGCCGCGTCAATCCTTTGCGCAATTGGCATCGGGTTTCTTCACGCCGACGCCACGGCATATCGTCGCGGTGACCGGAACCAACGGCAAAACGTCCTGTGTTGAAATGACTCGCCAGATTTGGCGCATGTGCGGCGAACGCGCGGCCAGCATTGGGACTTTGGGCGTAACCACGCCGGATGAAAGCGTTTCCACCGGATTGACCACGCCGGATATCGTGACGTTCCTTGGCAATATGAGCGGATTGGCGCGCGAAGGCGTCACCCATGTCGCCTATGAAGCATCCAGCCATGGCCTTTCGCAATACCGCAATGAAGGTTTGCGGGTTGCCGCCGGCGCGTTCACCAATTTTAGTCGCGATCATCTGGATTACCACGATACGATGGACGCGTATTTCGCGGCCAAGATGCGGCTGTTTGATGAAGTGGTTGAGCCGGGTGGATCGGCGATAATTTGGGACGGCGGGGATAATTGCAAGTGGACCCGCCGCGCCATTGGGCATGCGCGAAATCGTGACCTGCGCGTGCTTGTCGTTGGGTCGCCTTGTGCGGACGATCCGGACACGGATCATGGCACCTTCCTTCGCCTGACAAAGCGCGAGGCGACCCAGCTCGGCCAAATGCTGACCGTTGAATACGAAGGGGCCGAACGTACCATCAAATTGCCATTGATCGGCGCTTATCAAGCGGCCAACGCCCTGGTCTCGGCGGGCTTTGCGCTGTCGCTTGGTGCGGAAGCATCACAAGTTTTCGACGCGGTCACCCGCCTTCAACCGGTGCGCGGCAGATTGGAACGCGCGGTCATCACGCCGGTCGGTGCCCCTGTTTATGTGGATTACGCGCACACGCCCGACGCATTGGAAGCGGCCATCGCGGCATTGCGCGGCCATGTGGACGCGGCACGGGGCGGCAAACTGATCGTTGTATTCGGCGCTGGTGGGGATCGCGACACGGGCAAAAGAGGCCCGATGGGCTCTGTCGCCGCGCAATTCGCGGATGTCGCGATTGTCACGGACGACAATCCACGCGGCGAAGATCCCGGCATCATTCGAAGCGCGGTTCTAAGCGGCGCAAACGCGGCAAGCCACGTAACAGCGATTGCCGGTCGACGCGAAGCTATCGCCGCAGCCACCGCACAAGCGGGTGCAAACGACATCATTCTCATTGCCGGAAAAGGGCATGAGCAAGGACAGATAATCGGTTCTGGAGACGATATGAAAATATTGCCATTCGACGATGTGCAGGTTGCACGCGAATGCGCCGCTCAAGGGGTATCGGCATGA
- the rsmH gene encoding 16S rRNA (cytosine(1402)-N(4))-methyltransferase RsmH, whose translation MTPQIATAPHIPVLLNEVVAAIQPKPDMSVIDATFGAGGYSRALLSSGVRLYGFDRDPNAIRDGAGMVAEFDGRLSLHAERFSDMRSEMTRIGVDQVDAVVMDIGVSSMQLDQSARGFAFSSDGPLDMRMSQSGESAADFLNSADESAIADVLYHYGEERQSRRVARAIVAARPLETTGDLARVVRRALGHKPHDKKDPATRSFQAVRIHVNDELGELRAGLNAAEALLREGGVLAVVSFHSLEDRIVKRYLREASGAGRAVSRHLPGEIPGPPPTFVNVSKAIRPSVAEIDANPRSRSSILRHAIRTSAPAIERASS comes from the coding sequence ATGACCCCGCAAATCGCGACCGCTCCTCATATCCCGGTTCTCCTCAATGAAGTGGTCGCCGCCATTCAACCGAAACCGGACATGTCGGTGATCGATGCGACCTTTGGCGCAGGTGGATATTCGCGCGCTTTGTTGTCGTCGGGTGTCCGGCTTTATGGATTTGACCGCGATCCGAACGCGATCCGCGATGGTGCGGGGATGGTTGCCGAATTTGATGGCCGGCTGTCGCTGCACGCCGAACGGTTCTCTGACATGCGATCTGAAATGACACGGATTGGCGTGGATCAAGTCGATGCGGTGGTCATGGATATTGGCGTGTCGTCGATGCAGCTTGATCAAAGCGCGCGCGGTTTCGCTTTTTCATCCGACGGTCCGTTGGATATGCGGATGAGCCAATCGGGTGAAAGCGCGGCGGACTTTCTCAATTCCGCCGACGAATCTGCGATTGCCGATGTGCTTTATCATTACGGCGAAGAACGTCAGTCCCGCCGTGTGGCGCGCGCGATCGTTGCCGCGCGTCCTCTTGAGACGACTGGCGATCTGGCCCGCGTGGTGCGCCGCGCATTGGGGCACAAACCGCACGACAAGAAAGATCCTGCGACCCGCTCGTTTCAGGCTGTTCGCATCCATGTGAACGATGAATTGGGCGAATTGCGTGCGGGTTTGAACGCTGCCGAAGCTTTGTTGCGCGAAGGTGGGGTGTTGGCCGTTGTTAGCTTTCACAGCCTCGAAGACCGCATCGTGAAGCGGTATTTGCGCGAAGCATCGGGGGCAGGGCGCGCCGTGTCACGCCATCTACCCGGCGAAATTCCCGGCCCGCCGCCAACCTTTGTCAACGTTTCAAAAGCCATCCGACCAAGCGTCGCCGAAATCGACGCAAACCCCCGAAGCCGTTCCTCCATCCTCCGCCACGCCATCCGCACCAGCGCACCAGCAATTGAAAGGGCAAGCTCATGA
- a CDS encoding alpha/beta fold hydrolase yields the protein MTAATSALDTTTLIPRDHLFGNPTRSQGRISPDGKWLSWLAPENGVMNIWIAPRSNPDAARLMTHSADRPIPQYMWSPDATSLMFIQDKAGDENFLLYRVDVETGEETTLTPFENTRVDIVGASDTIKDAILVGLNNRDPQFHDVHRLNLTTGALELVFENTKFAGFLADDTLTLRMAMNQNAEGGTDYFRIEDNVVADTAFESTAMEDAMTTSPAGYTTDGSILYWLDSRGRDTAALYAQDTATGEKTLIAQDEKADIGGSLRHQQTGEVLAYSVTYLKTHWHALDPEIQASFDWIDAQFEGQSGVMSRTEDDRTWIVWNDPLDAPISTHIYDRDAQTLTPFYTTRPELDGAPLQPMHPVEIASRDGLTLPSYLTLPSSSAPKGADRPGAPVPMVLLVHGGPWARDTYGFSSIHQMLANRGFAVLSVNFRGSTGFGKGFINAGNKQWGLAMHDDLIDAVDWAVDQGIAKRDAVAIMGGSYGGYATLAGLAFTPDVFACGVDIVGPSNLETLLGTIPPYWAPMVKIFHERMGNPGTEEGLAMLKAASPLYKADQITKPLLIAQGANDPRVRQDESDQIVAAMKAANIPVTYVLYPDEGHGFAKPENSISFFAIAENFLAQTLADKGDVRAEPLANVLDPSTAQVVEGAAHVQGLGG from the coding sequence ATGACCGCCGCCACGTCCGCACTCGACACCACCACGCTTATTCCGCGCGATCACCTGTTCGGGAATCCGACCCGTTCGCAAGGACGCATCAGCCCGGATGGCAAGTGGTTAAGCTGGCTCGCGCCGGAAAATGGCGTGATGAACATTTGGATCGCTCCCCGTTCTAATCCAGATGCAGCGCGGTTGATGACGCATTCCGCCGACCGCCCGATCCCGCAATATATGTGGTCCCCCGACGCAACCAGTTTGATGTTCATCCAAGACAAAGCCGGCGATGAGAATTTCCTGCTGTATCGGGTTGATGTCGAAACCGGCGAAGAAACAACTCTCACCCCATTTGAAAACACGCGGGTCGATATTGTTGGTGCATCGGACACGATCAAAGATGCGATCCTAGTGGGTCTCAACAATCGCGACCCTCAATTCCATGACGTTCACCGCCTCAATTTGACGACCGGCGCGCTCGAATTGGTGTTTGAAAACACCAAGTTTGCAGGCTTCCTGGCCGATGACACGCTGACATTGCGGATGGCGATGAACCAGAATGCCGAGGGCGGTACGGATTACTTCCGCATTGAAGACAATGTTGTCGCCGACACGGCGTTTGAAAGCACGGCAATGGAGGATGCGATGACCACATCCCCCGCGGGATACACAACGGATGGGTCGATCCTTTATTGGTTGGACAGCCGAGGTAGAGATACTGCCGCCTTGTACGCTCAGGACACGGCAACCGGAGAGAAAACCCTCATCGCTCAAGATGAAAAGGCAGATATTGGCGGCAGTCTGCGCCATCAGCAGACCGGCGAAGTTCTAGCCTATTCTGTTACCTATTTGAAAACGCATTGGCACGCGCTCGATCCCGAAATTCAGGCGTCTTTCGATTGGATCGATGCCCAGTTCGAAGGGCAGTCGGGGGTGATGTCACGGACCGAAGACGACCGCACCTGGATTGTGTGGAACGACCCGCTCGACGCGCCGATCTCGACCCACATCTACGATCGGGACGCGCAAACGCTGACCCCGTTTTACACCACCCGGCCCGAATTGGACGGAGCGCCGCTGCAACCGATGCATCCGGTTGAAATCGCATCGCGCGATGGGCTGACGCTGCCGTCCTACCTGACGCTTCCCTCATCCAGCGCGCCTAAGGGTGCCGACCGGCCGGGCGCGCCTGTGCCGATGGTTTTGTTGGTGCATGGCGGACCGTGGGCCCGCGACACATATGGGTTCAGCTCAATCCATCAAATGCTCGCCAATCGCGGCTTTGCGGTGTTGTCGGTTAACTTTCGCGGATCGACCGGTTTTGGCAAAGGGTTTATCAACGCTGGCAACAAACAATGGGGCCTTGCGATGCATGACGATTTGATCGACGCCGTCGATTGGGCCGTCGATCAAGGGATCGCCAAACGCGATGCGGTCGCCATTATGGGCGGTTCTTACGGTGGATATGCGACGCTGGCGGGGCTGGCATTTACGCCAGACGTGTTTGCGTGTGGTGTCGATATTGTTGGCCCATCCAATCTTGAAACATTGTTGGGTACGATTCCGCCATATTGGGCTCCTATGGTCAAAATCTTCCACGAACGGATGGGCAATCCGGGCACCGAGGAAGGCTTGGCCATGTTGAAAGCGGCCAGCCCGCTTTACAAAGCGGACCAGATCACCAAACCGCTGTTGATCGCTCAAGGCGCCAATGACCCACGGGTGAGGCAGGATGAAAGCGACCAAATCGTCGCCGCGATGAAAGCCGCGAATATCCCGGTCACCTATGTTCTGTACCCCGATGAAGGGCACGGATTTGCGAAACCTGAGAATTCAATTTCGTTCTTTGCCATCGCGGAAAATTTCCTTGCCCAGACATTGGCTGACAAAGGCGATGTTCGCGCGGAACCCTTGGCCAATGTGCTTGATCCATCGACGGCTCAGGTGGTCGAAGGCGCCGCCCATGTCCAAGGGTTGGGCGGATAG